Within Haematobia irritans isolate KBUSLIRL chromosome 2, ASM5000362v1, whole genome shotgun sequence, the genomic segment tatagaataaatataaatgtgtaaattaaaaaaaaaaaagtgttcggtcggagcagggattgaacccacgaccctttgcacgcAAGGCAgatatgctaaccactgctccacgtggcaaacaaatgtatgtttctgttaaataatgttatgtttgcatgggctcgtgggcgctgcaaactatgctatataaaagtaacttataacgataattatctactggtgtctataacagctacgtagtccagtggatagtgtgttggcttacaaactgtatggtcctcggttcgattctccgtgcaggcgaaaggtaaaatttaaaaaatttataaaagtgaataatttcttcaacattatttgtattacagaaaaaggtgccaagaactaaaatatttcgtggaagtgaaaattacgagtatgttaggcaatgagcacaatcgtctttgggaaaaattcttccaagcatataatatttttgagctcaaaattcttccaaacatatattatgttcacataaaacaaacatattaatgtttcggcagtatccaataatatatgtgcttcctgcaacatATGGTTGGAACATAtggtaaagaagcgatttttttttgagggtgtacacttagaaagtattgtaaaaaaattagcttgagttgaaagtgggttattttatgtttatgttattaacctttttgttatgtttaaaagaattatatttcaataaattggaattaaatgtttttattttatttgaaaaagtgtgcatacagggtgttttttgagcACAagtatttagctatagctcccatatatatgtaccgcccaatttttctaaatttggctacaaaacccaaaatttcatcgaaatcggttcagatgtagatatatcttccatatatatgtatcgcccgattttgaaaaaatttgccctaataaccttatgtttgaccatagaggcctcatttcttaactgatcccactcaaatttagcacaaggtcacCTTCTGTGGTTTCAATTAAACCTGGAatatcatctgattcggttcagatttagatatagctctcatatatatacataacactcttatttattaaccaattttactcaagtttcaaatttttatgtattatcCGATCGTATGtagacttacatgtaactcCTACATAacagtattgcccgatttccccgaattttaatttatgttattacccacattaattgagcgatttcctcttttctaataatggactcaatattagttatatactaactctgtagctgCAAAATCAATTATAGCCACAACTATATATATAACATCATACTTTTCTGCTCAGATTATgacaaaactcccataaaaatgtacaacttaatattcttaaatatggaaatgcggttaatctctcaaacctataccaatgttaccccacaaatgcttatgtttactaattcagtaggggtggtttagggtatgatataatcggccccgcccgactttttaTTTTagtcacttgttttttttataccctccaccgtaggatggggtatattaactttgtcattccgtttgtaacacatcgaaatattgctctaagaccccataaagtatttatattctgggtcgtggtgaaattcggagtcgatctgagcatgtccgtccgtctgtccgtctgttgaaattacgctaacttccgaacgaaacaagctaggtcggatggtattgcaaatgggccatatcggtccacttttacgtatagaccccatataaacggacccacaaattgggcttgcagaccctctaagagaagcacatttcatccgatccggctgaaatttggtacaaagtgttagtatatggtctctaacaaccatgcaaaaattggtccacatcggtccataattatatatagcccccatataaaccgatcccccgatttggcttggggagcctcaaagagaagcaaatttcatccgatccggcttaaatttggcacatggtgttggtatatggtctctaacaaccatgcaaaaattggtccatatcggtccataattatatatagcccccatagaaaccgatcaccagatttgacttccggagcctcttggaagaccaaaattcatctgattcagttgatatttggttcgtggtggttatatatggcctcaaacacccatgaaatcggtccataattatatatagcccccatacaaaccgatctcccgatttggcccccggagccccttggaagagcaaaattaatccgattcggttgaaatttgatacgctatgttagtatatggtatccaacgaccatgcatgaattggttcatatcagtccataattatatatagcccccatataaaccgatccccagatttgacctccggtgccttttggagaagcaaaattcatccgatctgattgaaatttgctacgtggtttTACTACATGATATttgacaaccattccaaaaatggtccgtatcagtccataatcatatatagcccccatataaaccgatcccgagatttggttttggtacctcttggaggagcaaatttcatccgagtcagttgaatacattgtgctagtatatggccgttaacaaccatgcctaactaggtccatatcggtctatatttatatatagccctcagataaatcgatccccaatcacacaaaaattggtccatatcaagttcataattgtatatagcccgcatataagcgatccccatatttcaattctggctccctacgtaccgtgcaaaagtccatatcgattcgtaattatttgtagacttacctacacataccttttttgtctaatatataccacgtatggactaactcacaatttagaaaacgatgttaagaagttttaagataccacaacccaagtaattcaattgtgaatgacagtctttcgtagaagtttctacgcaatccatggtggagggtacataagattcgggctagccgaacttacggccatatatacttgttttatatacgTTTGGCCTCAAATTCAAAATTCGAAATTCGCAACAACATAAAACTTCGTTTCGATTAACGCAGTGGAGAAAGAATTAGCCTTTTCTGGATCATTGTATTCAAAGGAGATATGGTTCATGTGTTGTGGAAAGGTTTCCCCGACGAATGCCTTGTTCAGAACATTCAGATCCTATGTCTATAGGGcactttgaagattttttatcaATTccgatttgaaacaaaaaagtttaaaataacttcctgtgtagttaaaataacgaACTCCTTTGGGAGGACATCTATGGAAATGCATTTAAATTAGTGTATTTAGAGGAACTTATATCGATATCTTGCAAACGTTAGTGGACATTCAAGACAAGGGTTATTCAGTTGGTAGTGGTCTATAGAATCTTGCACTGTTTGTAAATTATCTGTAAGATAAACTGATTTGGAGTGGcgttcatattttaatttatgaacttAATTAATGCTGCAACAGGTACCATATGTGTTGCGGGGCTACCACGGTAATTTTTTACTCAAATAGTTtccaaaaaagtacaaaagtttcaatttgaTCAACCCTGGTAAAATACATTGTCCTTAAGAAAGTTTAGTTCTTTTTTTAGAGCTTAAAGCAATGAAACTCTAAACTAGatgtttcatcaaaaatttatctTGTAGTTATTGCCAACCATTTAAAATTCTTTGAAATCGGAACTTTATTTCATAGTATAGAAAAAACTCTAATTTAGAAACTTGATATACAAtacataattaaaatatttgcttaTACTATACAACAGCTATTAACAACTATATAGaggaattttctttaacaactaaataaactaaaatttatacaaaagttctaattaattgatatttacatcaaaaatcttatcaaaagtaAAAGAGCCAATGATATGAATGAGAATTGAAGCGTTGCACTTGAATTACACTTATCACTCTGGCACACTTTACAATCTTCAATTGTCACCTTGCTCTCCATAATGGTGTCGTCGATCGCTTCACAAGCGGATTGATTAACAGGAATTTTAACGCAGCCTTTTTTCTTTTTACTTTCGGACGAATTATTatctaaaaagaaatttaagcaaacaaaaatgttatatgtaattgatataaattttccACTAAAAAACAGGCCTATTAGTTTACTTTGACTTCTGTTCAAATTTATAACCCAATTTTACTATAATTCGTTTATGacctattttttatttatcctCTTATGACTCTTTCATCCTATATCAAATATTTACCTTTGTATTCGATGGTATAACAAGCATAGCCGGTGCCATCGGAAGATGTTGCCCGACGACTACGAGAGTAAGATCTATAATTTCTCAACATAACTTCAGAGGCTGATGGGACTCGTACACTTTTAATGTTTGTGGTTCCAGAGCTTGAACTTTTTGTTTCTGGAGCTTTATTTGTGATTGATTCAGGACCAGCGGGAGTTGTCGTTTCTTCAGGAGCTGGCGTTGCCGTTTCTGCAGGAGcttgtgttgttgtttcttcAGGAGCTGGAGTTGTTGTTTCTGCAGGAGCTGGAGTTGTTGTTTCTGCAGGACCTGGTGTTGTTGTTTCTGCTGGAGCTGGAGTTGTAGTTTCTTCAGGAGCTGGTGTTGTTGTTTCTGCAGGAGCTGGAGTTGTTGTTTCTTCAGGAGCTGGAGTTGTTGTTTCTGCAGGAGCTGGTGTTGTAGTTTCTTCAGGAGCTGGAGTTGTTGTTTCTGCAGGAGCTGGTGTTGTAGTTTCTTCAGGAGCTGGTGTTGTTGTTTCTGCAGGAGCTGGAGTTGTTGTTTCTTCAGTAGCTGGAGTTGTTGTTTCTGCAGGAGCTGGTGTTGTTGTTTCTGCAGGAGCTGGAGTTGTTGTTTCTTCAGGAGCTAGAGTTGTAGTTTCTTCAGGAGCTGGTGTTGTTGTTTCTGCAGGAGCTGGAGTTGTAGTTTCTTCCGGAGCAGGAGTTGTAGTTTCCTCAGGAactggtgttgttgtttcagtAGGAACTGGAgttgttgtttctgtagaaactggATTTGTAGTTTCTTCAGGAACTGGTGTTGTTGTTTCGGTAGGAACTGGAgttgttgtttctgtagaaactggAGTAGTTGTTTCTGTAGAGACTGGAGTTGTAGTTTCTTCAGGAACTGCAGTTGTAGTTACCCCAGGAGTAGTTGTACTTGATTGTGGAGTTGTAGTCTCTTCCGAAGTTGAAGTTGTTGATTCCGTTGAGGAACTTGTAGACGATGTGGTGATGGAAGTAGTCGTAGTTACTGTTGGCGTACTAGGTGTTGTTGTGGATGTTGTTTCCTCTGTAGTCGAAGTGGTTGTGGTAGACTCTGCATCATCATCATAACAAATTTCAAGTGTCATTGACTCCAAGCTATCGCAGTCATCTCCTTCACAGCTATAGCAATGTAGTACATCACCGAAGACAACTgtaattcaaattgaaaaaaggcattagttacacaaaaaaaaaaaaaaaaaaaacagttgtacaattgatgctaaaattaacttatatttaatgcaaaaaaaaagtattttgtttatgtttatttttaaaattttgtaagaaaattttccccagcccaacgatttttttcttattccaggcatgtctcaaaaatgttatgaactaaatggcagtaCAAATTCAATGACATAAAAATAAGTTCAATTATAACTAAAagagaagaagtttttcgtgcACTTCCTAAAAATAGTAAGAAAgaactacagcgtggttaaagtggcagcccgatgtatcaggctcagactattcagtccattgtgataccacattggtgaacttctctcttatcactgagtgctgcccgattccatgttaagctcaatgataagggacctcctttttatagccgagaccgaacggctttccacattgcagtgaaaccacttagagaagctttgaaaccctcagaaatgtcaccagcattactgaggtgggataatccaccgctgaaaaactttttggtgttcggtcgtagcaggcatcgaacccacgaccttgtgtatgcaaggcgggcatgcgaaccattgcaccacggtggggtataaactttgtcattccgtttgtaacacatcgaaatattggtctaagaccccataaagtatatatattctgagtcgtggtgaaattctgagtcgatctgagcatgtccgtccgtccgtccgtctgttgaaatcacgctaacttccgaacgaaacaagctatcgacttgagacttggcacaagtagttgttattgatgtaggtctaagctctaagagaagcaaatttcatccgatccggctgaaatttggtatatgttctctaataaccatgcaacaattggtctacatcggtccataattatatacagcccccatataaaccgttccccagatctccggagcctcttggaggagcaaaattcatccgatccggttgaaatttgctagtataaggccgctaatatccatgccaaaattggtccatatcggcctatagttatatatagccgatccccaatcacacaaaaattggtccatatcggttcatattcatggttgccactcgagcaaaaaataatctaccaaaattttatttttatggaaaacattgtcaaaacgttatttctatagaaaattttgtcaaaattttatttttacagaaaattttgtcaaaattttatttctatagaaaatgttttccaaattttacttctatagaaaatgttgttaaaattttattttgtcaaaattttatttctatagaaactttaaacttaattatatacgtatttaatcgtcctttttatatgttctctaataaccatgcaacaattggtctacatcggtccataattatatacagcccccatataaaccgttccccagatctccggagcctctatgagaagcatatttcatccgctcagactgaaatttggtacatggtgttggtatatggtctctaacaatcgttcaaaaattggtccacatcggtacataattatatatagaccccatataaaaagatctccagatttggcttgcgaagcctctaagagaagcaaatttcatccgattcggttgaaatttggaacatggtgttagtatatggtctctaacaaccatgcaaaaattggtccacatcggtccataattatatattgcccccatataaaccgatccccagatttggcttgcggagcctcaaagagaagcaaatttcatccgatcaggctgaaatttggtacatgatgttggtatatggtctctaacaaccatgcaaaaattggtccacatcggtacataattatatatagaccccatataaaaagatctccagatttggcttgcgaagcctcaaaaagaagcaaatttcatccgatccgcctgaaatttggtacatgatgttggtatatggtctctaacaaccatgcaaaaattggtccacatcggttcataattatatatagacccatataaaccgatccccatatttggcttgcgaagtctccaagtgaagcaaatttcatccaatccggttgtaatttggaacatggtgttagtatatgatctttaacaaccgtggcagaattggtccatatcggtccataattatatatagcccccatataaaatattctccagatttgacctccggagcctcttgtaggagcaaaattcatccgatccggttcaaattaggaacgtggtgttagtatatggtcgctaacaaccataccaaaattggtccaatcacaaaaaaattggtccatatcggttcataatcatggttgccactagaaccaaaaataatctaccaaaattttgtttctatagaaaattttgtcaaaattttatttctagagaaaattttgttaaaattttattcggttcataataaaattttcattattgtcaaaattttatttctatagaaaatgttgtcaaaattttatttctatagaacattttgttcaaattttattcggttcataatcatggttgccactcgagccaaaaataatctaccaagattttatttctatagaaaattttgttaaaattttatttctgtagaaatttttgtcaaaattttctttctatagaaaattttgtcaaaattttatttctatagaaaattttgtgaacattttatttctatagaaaattttgttaaaattttatttctgtagaaaattttgtcaaaattgtatgtctactttgtcaaactgaattatatacgtattggatcgatcttttttgatttaatatatactacgtatggacttacatacaatttagaagatggtgttaggaggttacgttaccgcaacttaagtaattcgattctggatggcagtgtttagaagaagtttctacgcaatccatgatggagggtacataagcttcggcctggccgaacttacggccgtatatacttgtttagtttaatatatactacgtatggactaccttgtaatttagaagacggtgttaagaaggtttaagataccttgccatcgccaagtgttaccgcaacccaagtaattcgattgtggatgacagtcttcagtagaagtttctacgcaatccatggtggagtgtatataagcttcggcctggccgaacttacggccgtatatacttgcttgtttttagttcatttatgcTTTTCGAGAAGGATGCATTCCGTAaaaggtagttaaaaattcaaaattatcagaacattttcgttaatttaatgaatctcaaaatttggaatacaatttagttcaattttcacacTAGAAAGTTAATTTTTCCCATAACATAGGTTACTGTGTAGTCATTGATCTTCTTTTTGCAATTAGAATTATGAAACTAGGCTAGGCTAATGTAAAAAACAGTCAATTTCTAATATCCGTAACTGATCCGTAAAGccattatctaccaaaatttgaagaaaaagttACTATAAATCttccaaatttaaacaaaaacaagtatatacggccgtaagttcggccaggccgaatcttatgcaccctccaccatggattgcgtagaaacttctacgaaatactgccatccacaaacgaattacttgggttgtggtatcttacaacttcttaacatcgttttctaaattgtgagttagtccatacgtggtatatattagacaaaaaagttatgtataggtaagtctacaaataattacgaatcgatgtgAACTTTtgaacggtacgtagagagccagaattgaaatatgggggtcgcttatatgggggctatatacaattatgaacttgatatggaccaatttttgtgtgattggggatcgatttatctgtgggctatatataactatataccgatatggacctagttaggtatggttgttaacggccatatactagcacaatataccaaatttcaactgactcggatgaaaccaaatctcgggatcggtttatatgggggctatatatgattatggattaatatgaataaattccggtatggttgttaaataccatatacaaccaccacgtatcaaacttcaaccgaatcggatgaattttgctcttcaaaagggttccggaggtcaaatctggggatcggtttatatagggcctatatataattattgaccgatatggacaaatttttgcatggtcattagagaccatatactaacaccatgtaccaaatttcagccggatcggatgaaatttttttctcttagaggccccgcaagccaaatttgggggtctgtttatatgggagctacacgtaaaagtggaccgatatggcccattgcaataccatccaacctacatcagtaacaattacttgtgccaaatttcaagtcgagaggattcgcaagccaaatttgggggtccgtttatattggggctacacgtaaaagtggaccgatatggcccatttgtaataccatccaacctacatcagtaacaactacttgtgccaaatttcaagtcgagagcttgtttcgttcggaagttagcgagatttcaacagacggacggacatgctcagatcgactcagattgtcaccacgacccagaatatatatactttatggggtcttagagcaatatttcgatgtgttgcaaacagaatgacaaagttaatatacccccatcttatggcggagggtataaaaattattgaaattttaataagggggcagttcggaaacttcatagcctagcacaaaaagcacggtataaacagaaaaaaggtaagtgttttggaaacttccatgtctgttatgaacacaaggtaaattttgtttcgatctggcaactccttcatatagaaacaggtgttgaaaaagacgcatccgcaatttttttacaatggcaaaaattagaaatgcatgctgtcattaaatatttacataaaaaaggtttatcgagacaagaaattcataatgatatggtgaatgtgttaggtgaatgtGCTTCTTCATATGTTAGGCAACAGCAAAAAAttcggttgctgaatttaaacgtgtcgTACaaacattgaagatgaaccacgtagtggacgtccaaaaacagcaacaacaagagaaattgtagccaaagtgcatgatatggtattaaatgatcgacgaataaaagtgagtgaaattgctaatatcatgggtatctcaaatgatcgagtccatctaattttgcatgaagaactacagatgaaaaagttttatgcaagatgggtgccgcatttgttaacagaatTAACATTTCTGAAGcttgatccaaacaagctttttttttaagcgaaataaaattgattttaagcgtcatttcataactgttgatgagacatggatccaccactatactccagagactaaagaacaatccaaacaatggactgaagctggaggaagtgccccaaagaaggcaaaaacaaatcaatcggctggtaaggttatggctggtaaagggagccaccgtggtgcaatggttagcatgcccgctttgcatacacaaggtcgtgggttcgattcctgctacggccgaacaccaaaaagtttttcagcggttgattatcccacctcagtaatgctggtgacatttctgaggttttcaaagcttctctaagtagtttcactggaacgtggaacgccgttcggactcggctataaaaaggaggtcccttgtcattgagtttaacatggaatcgggcagcacccagtgataagagaagttcaccacaagtgagcctgatacatcgggctgccacataacctaacctaaggttatGGTAacggtttttgggacttcaaaggtattttattgattgactatctgcaaaagggtaaaacaataaattcagagttctattgcaaccttttgcatcaattaaatgtacaaattcgagaaaaacgtcctggcttacaacacaaaaaaataatttttcg encodes:
- the Mur29B gene encoding mucin related 29B, with product MKFLAAFLLVAFVAHTKVVFGDVLHCYSCEGDDCDSLESMTLEICYDDDAESTTTTSTTEETTSTTTPSTPTVTTTTSITTSSTSSSTESTTSTSEETTTPQSSTTTPGVTTTAVPEETTTPVSTETTTPVSTETTTPVPTETTTPVPEETTNPVSTETTTPVPTETTTPVPEETTTPAPEETTTPAPAETTTPAPEETTTLAPEETTTPAPAETTTPAPAETTTPATEETTTPAPAETTTPAPEETTTPAPAETTTPAPEETTTPAPAETTTPAPEETTTPAPAETTTPAPEETTTPAPAETTTPGPAETTTPAPAETTTPAPEETTTQAPAETATPAPEETTTPAGPESITNKAPETKSSSSGTTNIKSVRVPSASEVMLRNYRSYSRSRRATSSDGTGYACYTIEYKDNNSSESKKKKGCVKIPVNQSACEAIDDTIMESKVTIEDCKVCQSDKCNSSATLQFSFISLALLLLIRFLM